In one Gracilinanus agilis isolate LMUSP501 chromosome 6, AgileGrace, whole genome shotgun sequence genomic region, the following are encoded:
- the NAAA gene encoding N-acylethanolamine-hydrolyzing acid amidase — protein MSLAAGAGGRAGGRLGLRAPWGLPFFVGLSPLLLLLLLLHLQAGSQARASSLPAGLFPPRFNVSLDEAATQRWLPVLRHFDPGFLREALATIIGESVPSWVRAVIKPVAEEMEKFLPQPFEGEIRGMCDSLNLDVGNCILINLAYEFSAFCTSIIAQDVGGNIYHGRNLDYAFGSLLRKLTVDIQYIKNGQIAYTGTTFVGYVGLWTGQSPHKFTVSGDERDKGFWWENAVAGLLRKHCPVSWLVRNTLEEAEDFEAAVIKLAKIPIIADVYYIVGGTSPKEGVVITRNRGGPADIWPLDPTNGQWFRVETNYDHWKPPPKWDDRRTPAIKALNSTGQENINLDTLFKVLSVFPVLNNLTIYTTVMSAAKPDKYTTQIRN, from the exons ATGAGTTTGGCAGCTGGGGCGGGCGGCCGGGCCGGGGGGCGCCTGGGCCTGAGGGCGCCCTGGGGACTCCCCTTTTTCGTGGGGCTgtcgccgctgctgctgctgctgctgctgctgcaccTGCAGGCGGGGAGCCAGGCCAGAGCCTCCAGCCTCCCCGCGGGGCTGTTCCCTCCTCGCTTTAACGTGAGCCTGGATGAGGCGGCCACGCAGCGCTGGCTGCCCGTGCTGCGGCACTTTGACCCCGGCTTCCTGCGGGAGGCCTTGGCCACCATCATCGG ggAGTCCGTTCCTAGCTGGGTTCGTGCTGTGATCAAGCCAGTGGCAGAAGAGATGGAGAAATTCCTGCCTCAGCCCTTTGAAGGCGAGATTCGAGGGATGTGTGACAGCCTGAACCTAGATGTTGGGAACTGTATCCTCATCAATCTTGCCTATGAGTTTAGTGC ATTCTGCACCAGCATCATTGCCCAGGATGTCGGTGGCAACATCTACCATGGCCGGAACTTGGATTATGCTTTTGGAAGTCTTCTGAGAAAGCTGACTGTAGATATTCAGTACATAAAGAATGGGCAG ATCGCATACACAGGGACTACCTTCGTGGGATACGTCGGCTTATGGACCGGCCAAAGTCCGCACAAGTTTACTGTTTCTGGGGACGAGCGAG ATAAAGGTTTTTGGTGGGAGAATGCCGTGGCAGGTCTTCTCAGAAAACACTGTCCTGTGAGCTGGCTTGTCAGAAAT ACTTTGGAAGAAGCTGAGGATTTCGAAGCTGCTGTGATCAAACTGGCCAAAATACCCATTATTGCAGATGTTTACTATATTGTCGGAGGCACATCACCCAAGGAGGGAGTGGTAATCACGAGAAATAGAGGTGGTCCTGCAGACATCTGGCCTCTTGATCCCACAAATGGACA GTGGTTCCGAGTTGAGACAAATTATGATCACTGGAAACCACCTCCCAAATGGGATGACCGAAG AACACCTGCCATCAAAGCCCTTAATTCAACTGGACAAGAAAATATCAACTTGGATACACTTTTTAAG